The Clostridioides difficile genome has a segment encoding these proteins:
- the thiE gene encoding thiamine phosphate synthase, whose amino-acid sequence MIGKECLKKDLKLYLVTDSEMLEGRDFYKCIEDAIVSGITTVQLREKNISGKEFLKKAMRLREITRKHGVKFIINDRVDIAIICDADGVHVGQSDIDAKYVRKLIGKDKILGVSARTLEEAICAKNDGADYLGIGSIFTTSTKLDAKSASFETVKEIKEKVDIPFVLIGGIKLDNIDKLKCLNSDGYAIISAILKSENISEEVEKWTLKI is encoded by the coding sequence ATGATAGGTAAAGAATGTTTAAAAAAAGACTTAAAGTTATATTTAGTGACTGATTCTGAAATGTTAGAAGGTAGAGATTTTTATAAATGTATTGAAGATGCAATAGTTTCTGGAATAACAACTGTACAACTTAGAGAAAAAAATATTTCTGGAAAAGAATTTTTAAAAAAAGCTATGAGGCTAAGGGAAATAACTAGAAAACATGGTGTTAAGTTTATAATAAACGATAGAGTAGATATAGCAATTATTTGTGATGCAGATGGAGTACATGTAGGACAGAGTGATATTGATGCCAAGTACGTTAGAAAGCTTATAGGTAAGGATAAAATACTAGGTGTATCAGCAAGAACTTTAGAAGAAGCAATTTGTGCAAAAAATGATGGTGCTGATTATTTAGGTATAGGGTCTATATTTACAACATCTACTAAATTGGATGCTAAATCCGCATCATTTGAAACTGTCAAAGAAATTAAAGAAAAGGTAGATATACCATTTGTATTGATTGGTGGGATAAAACTAGACAATATAGATAAACTTAAGTGTTTAAATAGTGATGGATATGCTATAATATCTGCTATATTAAAATCTGAAAATATTTCTGAAGAAGTAGAAAAGTGGACATTAAAAATATAA
- a CDS encoding ferredoxin, whose amino-acid sequence MKANVNQDTCIGCGLCPSICPEVFDMADDGKSHVIVDEIPSDAEESAKEARESCPVDAIDVH is encoded by the coding sequence ATGAAAGCAAATGTTAATCAAGATACTTGTATAGGTTGTGGATTATGCCCATCAATATGTCCAGAAGTATTTGACATGGCTGATGATGGAAAATCACATGTTATAGTTGATGAAATACCAAGTGATGCTGAAGAATCAGCAAAAGAAGCTAGAGAAAGCTGTCCAGTTGATGCAATAGATGTGCATTAA
- a CDS encoding K(+)-transporting ATPase subunit C: MKTLKPALLVSIVLLFVCGLVYPLVLTGVSQVAFKDKANGSMIEVNGVKVGSELIGQSFTDARFFKGRVSSVNYNTYTKEDLIPDKDGNTVYGGVSSGSFNYGATNPELHDRVQKDIEQFLKDNPGVKKEDIPTDLLTASGSGLDPNISPASAKVQIPAVAKVSGISESKLQKIVDDNTSKKLFGVLGEDRVNVLKVNVEVAKILGLI, translated from the coding sequence ATGAAAACATTAAAGCCAGCATTGCTTGTAAGTATTGTATTGTTATTTGTTTGCGGACTTGTATATCCACTTGTTTTAACAGGCGTGAGTCAAGTTGCATTTAAAGATAAAGCTAATGGAAGTATGATAGAAGTAAATGGTGTAAAGGTTGGTTCAGAGCTTATTGGGCAAAGTTTTACAGATGCAAGATTTTTTAAGGGAAGAGTTTCATCAGTAAACTATAATACTTATACAAAAGAAGATTTAATACCAGATAAGGATGGAAATACAGTTTATGGCGGTGTTTCATCAGGTTCTTTTAATTATGGAGCAACTAATCCAGAGCTTCATGATAGAGTTCAAAAAGATATTGAACAGTTTTTGAAAGATAATCCAGGTGTTAAAAAAGAAGATATACCAACAGATTTACTTACAGCATCAGGTTCAGGACTTGACCCTAATATAAGCCCTGCTTCTGCAAAGGTTCAGATACCTGCTGTAGCAAAAGTATCAGGAATATCAGAAAGTAAATTACAAAAAATTGTAGATGATAATACTTCAAAGAAACTGTTCGGAGTTTTAGGTGAAGATAGAGTTAATGTGTTAAAGGTTAATGTAGAGGTTGCAAAAATATTAGGTCTTATATAG
- a CDS encoding methionyl aminopeptidase codes for MKLNRNDACWCGSTKKYKKCHMDIDNKINSFAQLGHIVPTHDIIKNATQIEEIKKSAVINTKILDYISDKIKVGMSTEDINELVHNFTLENGAIPAPLDYNGFPKSVCTSINNEVCHGIPSKDIILKDGDIINVDVSTIFNGYYSDASRMFMVGNVKENAKQLVQVTKECIQKGLEAAKPWGFLGDIGDAINSYAKENGYSVVREIGGHGVGLSFHEDPFVSYVSKKGTEMLLVPGMIFTIEPMVNEGTDEIFVDEENDWTIYTKDGKLSAQWECMVLVTETGIEILTQ; via the coding sequence ATGAAATTAAACAGAAATGATGCTTGTTGGTGTGGAAGTACTAAAAAATATAAAAAATGTCATATGGATATAGATAATAAAATAAATTCATTCGCTCAGCTAGGTCATATTGTACCTACTCATGACATCATAAAAAATGCAACACAAATTGAAGAAATAAAAAAAAGTGCTGTAATAAACACAAAGATTTTAGATTATATTTCAGATAAAATTAAAGTTGGAATGTCTACAGAAGATATAAATGAATTAGTTCACAACTTTACTCTAGAAAATGGAGCTATCCCTGCACCACTAGATTATAACGGCTTTCCTAAAAGTGTATGTACATCAATAAACAATGAAGTTTGTCATGGTATCCCAAGTAAAGACATCATATTAAAGGATGGAGATATTATAAATGTAGATGTTTCTACTATTTTTAATGGCTATTACTCAGATGCTTCAAGAATGTTTATGGTAGGAAATGTTAAAGAAAATGCAAAACAATTGGTTCAAGTTACTAAAGAATGCATTCAAAAAGGTCTTGAAGCTGCTAAACCATGGGGATTCTTGGGTGATATAGGTGATGCTATTAATTCTTATGCAAAAGAAAATGGATATTCTGTTGTTAGAGAAATTGGTGGTCATGGAGTTGGATTAAGTTTTCATGAAGACCCATTTGTAAGTTATGTTTCTAAAAAAGGAACTGAAATGCTATTGGTTCCTGGAATGATATTTACGATAGAGCCTATGGTAAATGAAGGCACTGATGAAATTTTTGTTGATGAAGAAAATGATTGGACTATCTATACAAAAGATGGTAAATTATCTGCTCAGTGGGAGTGCATGGTTTTAGTTACAGAGACAGGAATTGAAATTTTAACTCAATAA
- the cysK gene encoding cysteine synthase A yields MLYNNALELIGNTPVVRLNNLGCTNGCSNIYVKLEKVNPAGSIKDRAVYEMLEGLEKRGELKKGDVLVEATSGNTGIALSMIGRLKGYEVVIVMPETMSIERRDLMKAYGANLVLTDGKAGMAGSIEKADELLRENPNYKSLKQFENKDNPNAHYKTTAVEIMNDVKDLDIFVCGVGTGGTLIGTARYLKEQNPNIKVVALEPKKSPAISENKTGPHKIQGIGANFVPKNYDSSVVDEIILVDDEDAFDTVKLLALKEGILVGISSGANIFGAMEMAKKYPNKKIVTVAPDGVDKYMSMGIF; encoded by the coding sequence ATGTTATATAATAACGCATTAGAGTTGATAGGAAACACACCTGTAGTAAGGCTGAATAATTTAGGATGTACTAACGGGTGTTCTAACATATATGTAAAATTAGAAAAAGTAAATCCAGCAGGAAGTATAAAAGATAGAGCAGTTTATGAAATGCTAGAAGGATTAGAAAAAAGAGGAGAATTAAAAAAGGGAGATGTACTAGTAGAAGCAACTAGTGGAAACACTGGCATTGCATTATCTATGATAGGAAGATTAAAAGGGTATGAAGTAGTAATAGTAATGCCAGAAACTATGAGTATCGAGAGACGAGATTTAATGAAAGCTTATGGAGCAAATTTAGTACTTACAGATGGAAAAGCTGGAATGGCAGGTTCTATAGAAAAAGCAGATGAACTATTGAGAGAAAATCCAAACTATAAAAGTTTGAAACAATTTGAAAATAAAGATAATCCAAACGCACATTATAAAACAACAGCAGTTGAAATTATGAATGATGTCAAAGATTTAGATATATTTGTATGTGGAGTTGGAACAGGTGGTACTTTAATAGGGACTGCAAGATATTTAAAAGAGCAAAATCCAAATATAAAAGTAGTTGCACTTGAGCCAAAAAAATCTCCAGCTATATCAGAAAATAAAACTGGACCTCATAAAATACAAGGAATAGGAGCTAACTTTGTTCCTAAAAATTATGACTCCAGTGTAGTAGATGAAATAATATTAGTGGATGATGAAGATGCTTTTGATACAGTTAAATTACTTGCATTAAAGGAAGGGATTTTGGTAGGAATATCTTCTGGAGCAAATATATTTGGTGCTATGGAAATGGCTAAAAAATATCCAAATAAAAAAATAGTAACAGTAGCTCCAGATGGAGTAGATAAATATATGTCCATGGGAATATTTTAA
- the thiM gene encoding hydroxyethylthiazole kinase, translated as MYNLIEDVKKVNPLVIHYTNNVTINDCANVTLAIGASPLMSFSYEEVEEMISIANAVVINIGTMNSNILDLFLLAGKAANKYNKPVILDPVGVFASKARAELTNKLLNEVKFDVVKGNIAEIKFIGGFDVMGKGVDSFDDDEDSTDIIKKVSEKLECIVAATGKIDIITDSKNTYKINNGTEKLKGITGTGCMTASLIASFMAVTKKTLEAATMGVLTMSLSGELANLNNPPIGTFKEKLMNSIYQMDEDILSKNSNIEFLNK; from the coding sequence ATGTATAATTTAATTGAAGACGTAAAGAAAGTAAATCCATTAGTAATTCACTATACTAATAACGTAACAATAAATGATTGTGCTAATGTAACTTTAGCTATAGGAGCCAGTCCCCTTATGAGTTTTTCCTATGAGGAAGTAGAAGAAATGATAAGTATAGCAAATGCTGTAGTTATAAATATAGGAACTATGAATTCAAATATATTAGATTTGTTTTTATTGGCTGGAAAGGCTGCAAATAAATACAATAAACCTGTTATCTTAGACCCAGTGGGAGTCTTTGCAAGTAAAGCCAGAGCAGAACTTACAAATAAGCTTCTAAATGAAGTTAAATTTGATGTGGTTAAAGGGAATATAGCAGAGATAAAATTTATAGGTGGTTTTGATGTAATGGGTAAAGGTGTAGATTCATTTGATGATGATGAAGATTCTACTGATATAATAAAAAAAGTTTCTGAAAAGCTTGAATGTATAGTTGCAGCAACTGGAAAAATAGATATAATAACTGATAGTAAGAATACATATAAAATAAATAATGGAACTGAGAAACTAAAAGGTATTACAGGTACAGGGTGTATGACTGCTAGCTTGATTGCAAGTTTTATGGCCGTGACTAAAAAGACATTAGAGGCAGCTACAATGGGTGTACTTACAATGTCACTAAGTGGAGAGTTGGCCAATTTAAATAATCCACCAATAGGTACATTTAAAGAAAAGTTAATGAATTCTATTTATCAAATGGATGAAGATATTTTAAGTAAAAACTCTAATATTGAATTTTTAAATAAATAA
- a CDS encoding PTS sugar transporter subunit IIB gives MIRILLVCVGGMSSTLLVNKMEKDAKKRDINCKIWAVGEGNIKSELGNFDILLLGPQLRFMFDDVKSIVGDKAPVAIIDMVNYGTCNGHAVLNTVLEILN, from the coding sequence ATGATTAGGATATTATTAGTGTGTGTTGGTGGTATGTCTTCTACTTTATTGGTAAATAAAATGGAGAAAGATGCAAAGAAAAGAGATATAAACTGTAAAATATGGGCAGTTGGAGAGGGAAATATAAAATCAGAACTTGGCAATTTTGATATTTTACTTCTTGGACCACAGCTTAGATTTATGTTTGATGATGTAAAGTCTATAGTTGGAGATAAAGCTCCAGTAGCTATAATAGATATGGTAAACTATGGTACTTGTAATGGTCATGCTGTATTAAATACAGTATTAGAAATACTAAATTAA
- a CDS encoding GIY-YIG nuclease family protein, with protein MYFTYIIRCKDDSLYTGYTSNIARRMNEHKLGINSKYTRAKGFKKLEVYFVTSTKSNAMKLEYYIKQLTRDKKLSIIKNPNILIDSIDNKENYIVGEDIKELK; from the coding sequence ATGTATTTTACATATATTATAAGATGTAAAGATGATTCTCTATATACTGGATATACTAGCAATATAGCAAGAAGAATGAATGAACATAAGTTAGGTATTAATTCAAAGTATACAAGAGCAAAGGGATTTAAAAAGTTAGAGGTCTATTTTGTAACAAGTACAAAAAGTAATGCAATGAAATTAGAATACTATATAAAACAGTTAACTAGGGATAAAAAATTATCTATAATAAAAAATCCCAATATACTTATAGATTCAATTGACAATAAAGAAAATTATATTGTTGGAGAAGATATAAAAGAACTGAAGTAA
- the cysE gene encoding serine O-acetyltransferase — MFKKINKDIEYIMKNDPAARSKIEVFLLYPSVHAMIMHRIAHFFYKKKMLFTARLISQISRFMTGIEIHPGAKMGEGILIDHGMGVVIGETAEVGNRVTIYQGATLGATGKDTGKRHPTVGDDVLIGAGTKILGPLNIGSNSKIGANSVVVKDVPNGATVVGIPAKIVKIRNLEPVKKNKREVSYEYEELDNVYYI, encoded by the coding sequence TTGTTTAAAAAAATAAATAAAGATATTGAATATATAATGAAAAATGATCCAGCAGCTAGATCTAAAATAGAAGTTTTTTTACTATATCCATCAGTGCATGCAATGATAATGCATAGAATAGCTCATTTTTTTTATAAGAAGAAGATGCTTTTTACAGCTAGATTAATATCCCAGATATCCAGATTTATGACTGGTATAGAAATACATCCTGGAGCTAAAATGGGAGAAGGTATTTTGATAGACCATGGAATGGGTGTTGTAATTGGTGAAACAGCAGAAGTGGGAAATAGAGTAACAATATACCAAGGAGCTACTTTAGGAGCTACAGGAAAGGATACTGGAAAGAGACATCCAACTGTTGGCGATGATGTATTAATTGGAGCTGGAACAAAAATACTGGGACCTTTAAATATCGGTTCTAATTCAAAGATTGGTGCAAATTCAGTTGTTGTTAAAGATGTACCTAATGGAGCTACAGTTGTTGGAATACCAGCAAAAATAGTGAAAATAAGAAATCTAGAACCTGTAAAAAAGAATAAAAGAGAAGTATCCTACGAATATGAAGAGTTAGACAATGTATATTATATATAG
- the thiD gene encoding bifunctional hydroxymethylpyrimidine kinase/phosphomethylpyrimidine kinase — translation MSNYKIPTLTIAGSDSSGGAGIQADLKTFSAIGTYGMSVITAITAQNTQGVFAVEDLSQNIIKKQIEAVFDDISPRAVKIGMVSSPEIILEIVKNLKKYNPEYLIVDPVMISKSGYYLLKPEAKENLIKYLIPLAYIITPNIPEAEEITGIKIHNVDDMNSVGKKILELGPKFVLMKGGHLDGEAVDILVGKNIFEVYKSERIDKKNTHGTGCTLSSAITSYLALGYEIKEAVKLSKIYITEAIKNSFDIGHGVGPVHHFYKFE, via the coding sequence ATGAGTAATTACAAAATACCAACACTTACAATAGCTGGTTCAGATTCATCTGGAGGAGCTGGAATCCAAGCTGATTTGAAAACTTTTAGTGCAATTGGCACATATGGAATGAGTGTAATAACAGCTATAACAGCACAAAATACTCAAGGAGTTTTTGCTGTGGAAGATTTAAGTCAAAACATAATAAAAAAACAAATAGAGGCAGTATTTGATGATATATCTCCCAGAGCGGTAAAAATAGGGATGGTTTCAAGTCCAGAAATTATACTTGAAATAGTTAAAAATTTAAAAAAATACAATCCAGAATATTTAATAGTAGACCCTGTAATGATATCTAAAAGTGGATATTATTTATTAAAACCAGAAGCAAAGGAAAATCTAATTAAATATTTAATACCACTCGCATATATAATTACACCAAATATTCCAGAAGCAGAAGAAATTACAGGAATAAAAATACATAATGTAGATGATATGAATAGTGTAGGAAAGAAAATATTAGAGCTTGGACCTAAATTTGTTCTTATGAAAGGCGGGCATTTAGATGGAGAAGCAGTGGATATTTTAGTTGGTAAAAATATATTTGAAGTGTATAAAAGCGAAAGAATTGATAAAAAAAATACACATGGAACAGGATGTACATTATCCTCTGCAATAACATCTTACCTTGCATTAGGTTATGAAATAAAAGAAGCAGTAAAATTAAGTAAAATTTATATAACAGAAGCAATAAAAAATAGTTTTGATATAGGTCATGGAGTAGGTCCAGTACATCATTTTTATAAGTTTGAATAG